Proteins co-encoded in one Lynx canadensis isolate LIC74 chromosome C1, mLynCan4.pri.v2, whole genome shotgun sequence genomic window:
- the LOC115522062 gene encoding gamma-crystallin F: protein MGKITFYEDRGFQGRHYECSSDHPNLQPYFSRCNSIRVDSGCWMLYEQPNYSGCQYFLRRGDYPDYQQWMGLSDAVRSCRLIPHTSSHRIRIYEREDYRGQMVEITEDCSSLHDRFHFSEIHSFQVLEGYWVLYEMPNYRGRQYLLRPGDYRRYHDWGATSARVGSLRRAMDFY, encoded by the exons ATGGGGAAG ATCACCTTCTACGAGGACCGGGGCTTCCAGGGCCGCCACTACGAGTGCAGCAGTGACCACCCGAACCTGCAGCCCTATTTCAGCCGCTGCAACTCCATCCGCGTGGACAGCGGCTGCTGGATGCTCTACGAGCAGCCCAACTACTCGGGCTGCCAGTACTTCCTGCGGCGCGGGGACTACCCGGACTACCAGCAGTGGATGGGCCTCAGCGACGCGGTCCGCTCCTGCCGCCTCATCCCCCAC ACCAGCTCCCACAGGATCAGGATTTATGAGCGAGAGGACTACAGGGGCCAGATGGTAGAGATCACCGAGGACTGCTCCTCGCTTCACGACCGCTTCCACTTCAGTGAGATCCACTCCTTCCAAGTGCTGGAGGGCTACTGGGTCCTCTACGAGATGCCCAACTACCGGGGGCGGCAGTACCTGCTGAGACCGGGGGACTACAGGCGCTACCACGACTGGGGGGCCACGAGTGCCCGAGTGGGCTCTTTGAGGAGAGCCATGGATttctactga